ATCGAGAAAACAGGTGCGGTTGAAAGTTTAAAAGTATTTCCGGATGGAGAAGGCGCGATCAGCTTTTTGAAGGAACACCAAAGTGAGCCGGATATCATTCCAGATTTTATATTTTTAGATATTAATATGCCTTTTATGGACGGCTGGCAATTTTTAGACGAATACGCAAACTTTGTGAATGCTCTTAGCAAAAAACCGGAAATCTATATGGTTAGCTCTTCCGTAGACGAT
The sequence above is a segment of the Leptospira hartskeerlii genome. Coding sequences within it:
- a CDS encoding response regulator, whose protein sequence is MNSLSKKQKLILVDDDAIFVEIAKRTIEKTGAVESLKVFPDGEGAISFLKEHQSEPDIIPDFIFLDINMPFMDGWQFLDEYANFVNALSKKPEIYMVSSSVDDSDLRRAKEIPLVKDYIVKPVSLDSFKKILTNQL